The DNA region GGGTGCCcagtttgccagcagcagagaacAAAACTGAGCCCTTGATTTGGCACCATTCTTCAGGGTAATCAGTCAGTGACCTGGTGGCatgttgattatattggaccaaTTCCATCATGGGAAGAGTAGAGGTTTgccctcactggaatagacacttaatCTGGATATGAGTTTGCCTATCCTGCAAGCAATGCTTCTGCCAGACTACCATCTGTGGattcacagaatgccttatccaccatcatggtattccacacatcATTGCCTCAGGCCAAGGCACATACTTGACAGCTAAAGAAGGGtagcagtgggctcatgcttatggaattcactggtcttaccatgttccccatcattctgaagcagctggattgatagaatgagagaatggccttttgaagtcacacttacaatgccaactaggtgactaTACTTTTCATGGTTGGGGCAAAGTTCTCTACAAGGCGgtatatgctctgaatcagcatccgaTATATGGTACTGTTACTCCCACAGCCAGGATTCATGgctccaggaatcaaggggtggaagtgacACCAATCACCATTACCcatagtgatccactagcaacacttttgcttccttcttccatgacattatgttctgctggcctagaggtcttagttccagagggaggaatgctggcACCAGGatacacaacaatgattccacgAAACTgtaagttaagattgccacctgggcACTTTGTGCTCCTcatacctttaagtcaacaggctaagaagggagttacagcgTTCGCTGGGGTGATTTACCCAGACTATTAAGACGAAATCAGTCTATTACTCCACAAtcgaggtaaggaagagtattcATGGAATAaagggcatctcttagtattgccatgccctgtgattaaggtaaATGGGAAACTACAATAGCCCAATCCAGGCAAGACTACAAATGatccagacccttcaggaatgaagctttgggtcactccaccaggagaaaaaaaaaaaaaaaaaaaggacctgccaaggtgcttgctgaaggcaaagggaatacagaatgggtagtagaaggtAATCATCAATACCAGCCATGAccacgtgaccagctgcagaaacgaCGACTGAAATTGTCAtcagtatttcctccttcttttgataaaaacatttttgtgcatgtatacacttgcactaagaaaatatcttcattttatctcCTTTCTCATTTATCATGTAActagatttattgacttcatatcagcatttaagtattgttaattttatgtaatagtatttgggttggagATTGGTGAGTTTCCAGTTGTacgaaggatagttgtattattttAGGCATAATCATGACcgtattattgtctttatttgaagattatgcaTGATCTCAAGAGAGgcgtatgggttcaagttgacaggGGGTGGACTTGcaatggttaatattgagtgtcagcttgattgaattgaaggatacaaagtattgattctgggtgtgtctgtgtgggtgttgccaaaggagattaacatttgagtcagtgggctgggaaaggcacaCCCACCCTTAAACTGGGTTgccacaatctaatcagctgccagcacagctagaatatatgcaggcagaaaaatgtgaaaaaagagactggcctagcctcccagtctacatctttctcctatgctggatgcttcctgccttcaaacatcagactccaagttcttcagttttggaactcagactggctttcTTTGCTCCACAACCtgtagatggcctattgtggaaccttgtgattgtgtgagttaatacttaataaactcctctttcactctctctctctgtgtggtgtgtgtggggtgtgtgtgtgtgtgtgtatgtattccattagttctgtccctttagagaatcATAATAATACACCAtttcaccattgatgggcacctaggttgattccatgtctttgctgctgtgaatagtgctgtgctTCATCTCATTTTATGACCAGAGGAACCCAGATGTTGAAAgagaactattattattatcccacCTTATTCTGAAGTAAACTGTCTATAAGTTTAAGTAATTTTCCAGAGACAGTGAAGGGCaatggtaaaaaacaaacaaaaaaacaaacaaaaaaaaaaccctgaaaattaaaagtaaattaaaaaaataaagcatgtgaTGCCTCCTCACTTCTGCTTCATCCATTACATCAAGATTAGTACTATAATAGAGCTCAGTCAGAAAAAGGGAAACCATATGAGTGATTTTGGAGggatataattaaatataagtaATTGGGTAAACAGCAGTTGAAGAAAAGAGCAAGTTAAGGTAGACACCACGCTACTAATTGGCTATTAAATACGAACTACTAATTGCAAAAAAAATGGTTACATTCATGAAGCTAAGTAGCAAATGGAAAAGATTGGGGTTAGTTGAACCTAGAAGATGGTAGGACTGGCCCAGTGGATCTCACACTCAGAATTCTAACAATAGGTATTTCTCAGCTGGTGCTAGAAGTTTGGGACATTTGTATAGAGCTCAAAGAACTGGAATCCAGAACCCTGAGTGTTAACACACCAGACAGCAGACAACGAAGTTTTTCTGGAGTGTGTTTTAAAAAGTAGGGGAATATTAAAACCAAGTATTGTTACCAGTGTAAAATCTATTATTCAGGAAACACTGAtaaacaggaagaaaacagatCTCCCAAATTTCTAATGTCCTATTCTTTCTCCCTGTTGCAAATCCCTATAGGATGAGGGCTGGTTTAGCAGAAATATGGTTCCTGCAAAGTAGAacgaaaaagaagaaaggatttgGAAGCTGAAAAACAACAAGTTAAAAATTGGTATGCCACACATATGCCATGGCTTTTTTAGGAAATATAAAGTGGCAaggttttcagaaaaataaattttcaaattatttaaaacaatgaagaGTAAGTAGAAACATActaggaattatttttttaatgtaccaCTTCCAGATACAGATGTTGGAAATGGTACTGATTGCTTTGGTTTCCCACTTTGACTCCGGGAAGGTGCCACATGAGGTTGACTCTGGGAGGGTGTCACCCAAGGTTGGCTCCGGGAGGGTGTCACAGGACGCTGACTCTGGGAAGGTGTCAACTGAGGTTGCCTCTGGGAGGGTGTCACAGGAGGTTGACTCTGAGAAGGCATCACCCGNNNNNNNNNNATCACCCGAGGTTGACTCTGGGAGGGTGTCACAGGAGGTTGACTCTGGGAAGGTAACTCATGAGGCTGATGCtgaattttttcctcttcttttgcaGATGGAGTTTGAACATCTTGCTGCTTTTTTATTGGcttattttttttacaaagtcGATAAAgacaacataataaaataaacaaaacaataagcAACAATAAACACAGATaacaaaacttctttttcttctttctcttaggGGGTGGGCCACTGTCAACACTACCTCCATAGCCTTGTATCAGGCAGTTGGGAGGGTCCCACAAATAATTGCAATGGCAATGATGCTTATTGTTGCAGATGCCCCTCTTGTTACAAAATGCAGGTGAGCAATTACTATTCAAGATGGTTATATGGACACAGTGCCTGTGGATGCATATATGATCTATCCCACACTCTGTTCCATCTTTCACTTCACCAATATCAGGTCCCTTCATCCCCAAATGGTAATCAGTACTCCAGCACATTATGTCATTGAAGCGAGCCCAATGAACAGTAGTATGATCACTCAAACTGGGAATCTCTGTCACATTCTCACACTGAATTCTTCCACACTGGACATCTGAGATATTACATTTGATATATGAAGCATTTTTGATACCACAGTGACCAACACGTTCACCTAAGGTGTTCAATTGTTTGTAGCAAGTGTGACTTGCGGTATTTGCCCCTGCACCAAAAATCCTCCTACACTGTTCATTGCGGTCATGACAGTTCTTTTCATAGCAGTAGGACCTCTCCTTACAGGGAATTCCATCTTCCACATAAACGTCATCTGGGCACTTATGGGAAGTACCATTGCACCACTCTGGAAGATCACATTCATTGGCCTCCTTTCTACACACTTCCCCTGATGGTAGGAACTTGCAGTCTTTGCAACAAAGCCCAAAAGCACAAGTAGAACCATCGGTCAGAGTGCAGTTTGACAGACAGCAGGGATCTTTTGCACAACGCTTTAAAGGCCCACAGTCACATTCCTCTCCTTCCTCAACAACACCATTCCCACAGCGCTTCCTATTAAAGATGTCCTTTGTGTGTAGATTTTCAAGCAAACACTTTGTCTTCTCTACAGTGTATGCCCAAAAATCAGCATAACTACAATTGCTAAATTTAGTTATTGGTGGGTTACCTTCATGCATTATGCATAGATATTGTGAACAACGACATGTACCATAATCATGGTTCATGCCCAAATTATGACCTAGATGATGAGCCACTGCAATTGAAAAAGTGCCCAAAGTTTTGTTCATGAAAGTAACAATTGCACAACTGCGATCTAGTGTACACATTCCGTTAACAGCTCCTATGCCACTTAACCCTCTTAATCCTAGACTTGTGAAAATATGTGCGGTGTCATGTCGTAACCGGGGAGTAATGTTGTCCAACTTCCACTGGCAATATAGGTGCAAAGACTTCCTTACATCATCTATTACAATGAAGTTTTTATTAGTCCAGATCTCCAAACCAAATAATAACACCTTAACACCAATTACATCAAAAATGGAATccactatattaaaaataacatatagaTCCTCCAGCAACTTTGAGTCATTCCTTTTATAACGAATGTATAGATAATTATCAATGACAACTACCATTTCAATAATTCTAAAATGAATCCACCAGCCCACATAAGAACTTTGCTTCAGAGTGGAATTATCAATTTCTTCAAATTCCATTCGGcatgttatttcattttgcataaaTCCGGATCTCATGGTTGAAAATTGTTTCTCCTTACTGTCCATCTTATATACCAGATGTTCAAATGTGTTAGAAAATGCTAGGGGCTTGATTTCATAAGCAATGTCATTTATCTGTAATATTCCTTGAAAGCCCCCAAAACAGGTACTGAGGGAAACCAGGGATTCTGGGTCCCCTTCCACATAACCATGATAGTAGCAGTTATTCTGGACAAAAGGCTGGTCCTCAAGGATAGCACCCTGGTCTGTGTAAGTGAACACAGGGAGGTGTTTGGAGAACAAAAACTTCTTGACCTTTATGTGGATAATGTGTTTCTGGCCTCCAAAGGGAAGGATATAGGAGAGCCAGCCTGGAGGTTTCATGCCTCTGGCAGTGCCAGTTACCCTCACAGGAATCACCACATCTGGAGGGCTGTGATATTGGGGGTGCTCAACCTGGATGTGTCCAGAACAGGACAGAAACACCCCAAGCCAATGCAGCAGGAGTAACACCTTCATGTTCAACAAGGTTTCAAATCACAGTGATTTTGAAGTCACTGTTATGGAAACACTGGTCCGGAGCAGAAGTCAGGGCTGGAGTCACAGGTGATGTGGCTCCTTCTTCCGAGTTGGTCAGTGTGTAGTGCTAATCATTAAAGATCCATCTTCTGGGAGAATTGAACCATCAGAGCTGCAGcactataaataaaatgaaaagcagcaTGTGGATGAGTGTACAGAAATTTTTCTTATAAGAGAATCCagtggggaagaggagaaagagaaaaaaacatgagaTAAAAGTGATTAGTGCTGTGATCAAGGAATGACTCAAGAAATTGCCTAGAATTTCCTCTTAAATATTGACAGGGAAAAGGGAATAGGTAgtgtacagaaaataaaacttggCCACACACAGATAGTTATTGAATATAAGTGATGGGAAATTGATCCACtatacatttctttaaatatgtaattatttgcaaatatttccacaataattaaaacaaaaagttttaaggGTAAGTTGAACTTATATGTTAAATTTCTGAGATAGTTTCAATGTACATATGTTAAATTGTCATAAACATTAATAGCTTTTCTATTTGATTTCAGATGATAAATTAGTTGAAAACATTATctaagagacattttaaaaaaccattcttatgttattttaaattttttttgtacttactGTATACCTTTCTGTGGCAcgatatttatttaattttctgtttctttcctaacTTCCTCTTCTCACTAGACCAGTCAGCAGAAAGATCCTCAACAGCATCATTTGAGTCTTTCACAAATATTAGTATCTCATATAATGCCTGGCttaattatttatgtaataaataatgGTTGACTTGAAGCTGATTGTTCTTGGAGTGAAATAAATATTACCCAAAATATGTTTAcactttattatgttttttaaagaagaacaTTATTCAACATCTATGGTAAATGCATGCTCTGGAACAAAGTTGTATAGTTTCAGTTTTTCCTGATCTTTCCTTCTAAATACGATTTAATACTCTGAAACAAGtcaatggaaaacaacaaaaagattctGAAAACTCATGGatatagagaatagaaggatggttaataaaaagaaaaactctgacTAGTGACCTTTGGACTTGAGGAAGGTCAGTTATCTGAGTTTCTTCTTATCTTTCATGTATATCCCAAACTGGATTCTGGACAGATCTTTAACCCCAAACCTCCAACAGGCATagacaatcaatcaatcaatcaatcaatcaatcaatcaataagagGTTTCCCTTTCTGGCCAAATGACTAAGAATGGAAAAGCTCAGTAAAGACATGGTGAAGTGCTCCAGCCCCTTCGTTAGAGTCAGGGAGTTGAAACACATGTGTGTGTTGATTCACCCACAGTGGCTGTTTCAGACTTGGCAGACCCACCAAAAACATACTCCACATTCGGTGCACTGGTGGGCTGTCCATTCCACCCATATTGGCAACATCACAGCACTGGATGACT from Piliocolobus tephrosceles isolate RC106 chromosome 3, ASM277652v3, whole genome shotgun sequence includes:
- the ADAM29 gene encoding disintegrin and metalloproteinase domain-containing protein 29 encodes the protein MKVLLLLHWLGVFLSCSGHIQVEHPQYHSPPDVVIPVRVTGTARGMKPPGWLSYILPFGGQKHIIHIKVKKFLFSKHLPVFTYTDQGAILEDQPFVQNNCYYHGYVEGDPESLVSLSTCFGGFQGILQINDIAYEIKPLAFSNTFEHLVYKMDSKEKQFSTMRSGFMQNEITCRMEFEEIDNSTLKQSSYVGWWIHFRIIEMVVVIDNYLYIRYKRNDSKLLEDLYVIFNIVDSIFDVIGVKVLLFGLEIWTNKNFIVIDDVRKSLHLYCQWKLDNITPRLRHDTAHIFTSLGLRGLSGIGAVNGMCTLDRSCAIVTFMNKTLGTFSIAVAHHLGHNLGMNHDYGTCRCSQYLCIMHEGNPPITKFSNCSYADFWAYTVEKTKCLLENLHTKDIFNRKRCGNGVVEEGEECDCGPLKRCAKDPCCLSNCTLTDGSTCAFGLCCKDCKFLPSGEVCRKEANECDLPEWCNGTSHKCPDDVYVEDGIPCKERSYCYEKNCHDRNEQCRRIFGAGANTASHTCYKQLNTLGERVGHCGIKNASYIKCNISDVQCGRIQCENVTEIPSLSDHTTVHWARFNDIMCWSTDYHLGMKGPDIGEVKDGTECGIDHICIHRHCVHITILNSNCSPAFCNKRGICNNKHHCHCNYLWDPPNCLIQGYGGSVDSGPPPKRKKKKKFCYLCLLLLIVLFILLCCLYRLCKKNKPIKKQQDVQTPSAKEEEKIQHQPHELPSQSQPPVTPSQSQPRVXXXXRVMPSQSQPPVTPSQRQPQLTPSQSQRPVTPSRSQPWVTPSQSQPHVAPSRSQSGKPKQSVPFPTSVSGSGTLKK